A single genomic interval of Dyella sp. GSA-30 harbors:
- a CDS encoding CusA/CzcA family heavy metal efflux RND transporter encodes MFKGLVAFALTRRAIVLMTLGAFVIAGLAAYARLNIEAYPNPAPVILEITAQAPGLSAEEMERSYTRPMEVGLATTPGVESIRSTSFYGLSFVRVTFKYGTDYYFDYTQAALSLQQNVSLPNNVQPQIQASSLVGEVFRYQLVGPPSMSLTELRTLQDWVVTRRLLSVHGIAQVVTWGGTTKEYDVEADLTKLQGYGITLPQLVAAIGNANSNVGGRTINIGQQSVNIRGIGLIKDVGDIGNIVLNQSNGTPVLVKDIAKVSIGAVPRLGRAGRDQQDDVVTGIVVMNRTLQTNEVVAAVKDEVARLNSDGTLPPGVKLVPIYDRSTLVSVTTHTVLHNLIFGCLLVFLIQWIFLGDLRSAIIVSANIPVALFFSIIILVLMGDSANLLSLGAVDFGIIVDSAVILIENIFRNFQKSAAQRQDLLHEAAQSELGTYMREDAGHAWTERLRLLYISAMQVDRAVLFSSAITVAAFIPLFTMQGVEGQIFNPMARTYAYALSGALIATFTISPVLASLLLPKHVEETETLFVRAIRRVYTPVLHWALVRRRTTVALGVGFLLVAGLLLTRVGTEFLPALEEGNLWIRASMPTTISLEAGEDKVSQMRRILLHHPEVVTVVSQHGRPDDGSDASGFYNVELFVPLKPQDEWPSGHTKPGLVAQLQQEFGDAFPGVEFNYSQYIQDNIEEGLSGVKGANSVKVVGPELPELERLADQVMHEMRKVRGVQDLGVFHVLGQPNLNITVDRAKAARYGLNAGDINTVVQAAAGGTEATTVQEGERQFSLVVRLAPQFRSSVEAIGNIQVSYPLPNGGNGYVPLRDVAEISLDTGASYIYHERNERFVPVKFSVRGRDLGSTVAEAQKRIAEHVILPSGYHLAWSGEFEDLQQAKQRLAIVLPIAMGLILALLFALFNSLRDSLLTLAAIPFSIAGGIIALYLSGLDLSVSAAIGFVSLFGVSVMNGILVITYFNHLILGGHTPLDAMTQAAEQRMRPMLMTALSACIGLLPAALSSGIGSQVQRPLATVVVGGMLIGPVMLLVVAPALQVLVVEWSNKRKQRRASGGTP; translated from the coding sequence GTGTTCAAAGGCCTCGTCGCGTTCGCGCTGACACGTCGCGCCATCGTGCTGATGACGCTTGGCGCATTCGTTATCGCCGGGCTGGCCGCGTACGCCAGGCTCAATATCGAGGCTTATCCCAATCCAGCGCCGGTGATCCTGGAGATCACCGCACAGGCCCCCGGCCTGTCCGCCGAGGAAATGGAACGCAGCTATACGCGTCCGATGGAAGTAGGCCTCGCCACCACGCCCGGTGTGGAGAGCATCCGCTCCACGTCGTTCTATGGCCTATCGTTCGTGCGCGTCACATTCAAGTACGGCACCGACTATTACTTCGATTACACCCAGGCCGCGCTGTCGCTGCAGCAGAACGTCAGCCTGCCTAATAACGTGCAACCACAGATCCAGGCATCCAGCCTGGTGGGCGAGGTCTTCCGTTATCAACTGGTGGGCCCACCCTCGATGAGCCTCACCGAGCTGCGCACGCTGCAGGACTGGGTGGTGACGCGTCGCCTGTTGTCGGTGCACGGCATCGCGCAGGTAGTGACCTGGGGCGGCACCACCAAGGAATACGACGTCGAAGCCGACCTCACCAAACTGCAGGGGTACGGCATCACCCTGCCGCAGCTCGTGGCCGCCATCGGTAACGCCAACAGCAATGTGGGCGGACGCACGATCAACATCGGCCAGCAGTCGGTGAATATCCGCGGGATCGGGCTGATCAAGGACGTCGGCGACATCGGCAATATCGTGCTCAACCAGTCCAATGGCACGCCGGTGCTGGTGAAAGACATCGCGAAAGTGAGCATCGGCGCGGTCCCGCGCCTGGGTCGCGCCGGCCGCGACCAGCAGGACGACGTGGTTACCGGCATCGTGGTGATGAACCGCACGCTGCAGACCAACGAAGTGGTCGCCGCCGTAAAGGACGAAGTAGCCAGGCTCAACAGCGACGGCACCCTGCCGCCTGGTGTGAAGCTGGTGCCGATCTACGACCGCTCCACCCTGGTCTCGGTCACCACGCATACAGTGTTGCACAACCTGATCTTCGGCTGCCTGCTGGTGTTTCTGATCCAGTGGATTTTCCTCGGCGACCTGCGCAGCGCTATCATCGTCAGTGCCAATATCCCGGTGGCACTGTTCTTCAGCATCATCATCCTGGTGTTGATGGGAGATTCGGCCAATCTCCTATCCCTGGGCGCGGTCGACTTCGGCATCATCGTCGACTCGGCGGTGATCCTGATCGAGAACATCTTTCGCAACTTCCAGAAGAGCGCCGCACAACGCCAGGATCTGTTGCACGAGGCCGCGCAGAGCGAGCTTGGCACCTATATGCGCGAGGACGCCGGCCACGCCTGGACCGAACGTCTGCGCTTGCTGTACATCAGCGCCATGCAGGTGGACCGCGCGGTGCTGTTTTCCTCGGCGATCACGGTCGCCGCCTTTATTCCGCTGTTCACCATGCAAGGTGTGGAAGGGCAGATCTTCAACCCGATGGCGCGCACGTATGCCTACGCGTTGTCTGGCGCGCTGATCGCCACCTTTACCATTTCGCCGGTACTGGCCTCGTTGCTGTTGCCCAAGCATGTCGAGGAGACCGAGACGCTGTTCGTGCGTGCGATCCGTCGCGTGTACACGCCGGTGCTGCACTGGGCACTCGTACGCCGCCGCACCACCGTGGCACTCGGCGTGGGTTTTCTGCTGGTCGCCGGTCTGTTGCTGACGCGCGTGGGCACGGAGTTCCTGCCGGCGCTGGAAGAAGGCAATCTGTGGATTCGCGCTTCGATGCCAACCACCATCTCGCTGGAAGCGGGCGAGGACAAGGTGAGCCAGATGCGCCGGATTTTGCTGCACCATCCGGAGGTCGTCACGGTGGTATCGCAGCACGGCCGTCCCGATGACGGTAGCGATGCCTCGGGCTTCTACAACGTGGAGTTGTTCGTTCCACTGAAACCGCAGGACGAATGGCCCAGCGGCCATACCAAGCCCGGGCTGGTAGCGCAGCTGCAGCAGGAGTTCGGCGACGCCTTCCCCGGCGTTGAATTCAACTACTCGCAGTACATCCAGGACAACATCGAGGAAGGCCTGTCCGGCGTAAAGGGCGCGAACTCGGTCAAGGTCGTCGGTCCGGAGTTACCGGAACTCGAACGACTGGCCGACCAGGTGATGCATGAGATGCGCAAGGTCCGCGGCGTGCAGGACCTTGGCGTGTTCCACGTGCTTGGCCAGCCCAATCTCAATATCACAGTGGACCGGGCCAAGGCGGCCCGCTATGGCCTCAACGCGGGCGACATCAACACCGTGGTACAGGCGGCCGCTGGCGGCACCGAAGCTACCACCGTGCAGGAGGGCGAACGCCAGTTCTCGCTGGTGGTACGCCTGGCGCCGCAGTTCCGCTCCAGCGTGGAGGCGATCGGCAATATCCAGGTGAGCTACCCCTTGCCCAATGGCGGCAACGGTTATGTGCCATTGCGTGATGTGGCGGAAATCTCGCTGGATACCGGCGCGTCCTACATCTACCACGAGCGTAACGAGCGCTTCGTGCCGGTGAAATTCAGCGTGCGCGGCCGCGATCTGGGAAGCACCGTGGCTGAGGCGCAGAAACGCATCGCCGAGCATGTGATCCTGCCCAGCGGCTATCACCTGGCATGGTCTGGCGAATTCGAAGATCTGCAACAGGCCAAGCAACGTCTGGCCATCGTGCTGCCGATTGCGATGGGCTTGATCCTCGCCCTGCTGTTTGCGCTGTTCAACTCGCTGCGCGACAGTCTGCTGACACTGGCGGCCATTCCGTTCTCCATCGCCGGCGGCATCATTGCGCTCTACCTTTCCGGGCTGGATCTGAGCGTATCGGCGGCGATCGGCTTCGTGTCGCTGTTTGGCGTGTCAGTGATGAACGGCATCCTGGTCATCACGTATTTCAACCATCTGATCCTGGGTGGGCATACGCCGCTGGACGCCATGACCCAGGCCGCCGAACAGCGCATGCGCCCGATGCTGATGACGGCGCTGTCCGCCTGCATTGGCCTGTTGCCTGCGGCGCTGTCCTCGGGCATCGGCAGCCAGGTGCAACGCCCGCTGGCGACGGTGGTCGTTGGCGGCATGTTGATTGGACCGGTGATGCTGCTGGTGGTGGCGCCCGCGCTGCAGGTGCTGGTGGTGGAATGGTCGAACAAACGCAAGCAACGACGCGCCAGTGGAGGTACGCCATGA
- a CDS encoding efflux transporter outer membrane subunit — MKRSLVSRLRLAWVTTLLAGCAGCAVGPNYQRPATPSPTQFTRTPMTTIAGGNASRPQQLVAGQIIAATWWQVFGSDTLNERIQRALARNPDIDAATAALRQAQENIAAQRASFFPSAQVSYAPARQRDAVGTLSPTLTSNATYYTLHTAQLNIGYAPDVFGLNRRSVESLQAQADNQRFQLEAAQLSLASNVANAAIQEASLRAQIEATEAVIAAQTRALAILHDQSRLGYASALDVAAQESALAQARQALPGLQKQLEQNRDLLAVLCGDTPDQAGAPQFDLEHFTLPATLPLSLPSQLVEQRPDVRAAEENVHSASAQVGVALANRLPQFTLSGTYGGSSTSFARMFSDDNVFWTLAGSVTQSVIDFGALRHKQRAAEAALQQSAAQYRGVVLGAFQNVADVLHAIDTDASAYAAADDAERAAAHTLDLTQKQQQMGYVGALGLINAQQAYQQARMSRIQAQANRLADTAALFQALGGGWWNKGDTPLPATGAHLATFSSVSK; from the coding sequence ATGAAGCGCTCACTGGTTTCCCGTTTGCGCCTGGCGTGGGTGACGACACTCCTCGCAGGTTGTGCCGGGTGCGCCGTCGGCCCCAACTATCAGCGTCCCGCCACGCCCTCGCCGACGCAATTCACGCGCACGCCGATGACCACCATCGCAGGCGGCAATGCTTCCAGACCTCAGCAACTCGTCGCGGGCCAGATCATTGCAGCGACCTGGTGGCAGGTGTTCGGTTCCGACACGCTGAACGAACGAATACAGCGTGCGCTAGCCCGCAACCCGGACATCGACGCCGCCACCGCGGCACTGCGCCAGGCGCAGGAGAACATCGCAGCCCAACGCGCCAGCTTCTTCCCCTCGGCACAGGTGAGCTATGCACCGGCACGCCAACGTGACGCCGTGGGCACGCTCTCGCCCACGCTGACGTCCAATGCGACGTACTACACGCTGCACACCGCGCAGTTGAATATCGGCTATGCGCCGGATGTCTTTGGGCTCAATCGCCGCTCGGTGGAATCGCTGCAGGCCCAGGCCGATAACCAACGTTTCCAGCTCGAGGCGGCGCAGCTGAGTCTGGCGTCCAATGTGGCGAACGCCGCGATCCAGGAGGCGTCGCTGCGCGCGCAGATCGAAGCCACCGAGGCGGTGATCGCCGCACAGACGCGTGCGCTGGCGATCCTGCACGACCAGTCCCGACTCGGCTATGCCTCGGCGCTCGACGTTGCAGCCCAGGAAAGCGCACTGGCCCAGGCCAGGCAGGCTTTGCCGGGGCTGCAGAAGCAACTGGAACAGAATCGCGACCTGCTGGCGGTATTGTGCGGCGACACACCGGACCAGGCGGGCGCGCCGCAGTTCGATCTGGAGCACTTCACGCTGCCGGCGACGCTGCCGCTCAGCCTGCCTTCGCAGTTGGTGGAGCAGCGCCCGGACGTGCGTGCGGCCGAAGAGAACGTCCATTCGGCCAGCGCCCAGGTCGGCGTGGCGCTGGCCAATCGCTTGCCGCAGTTCACGCTCTCGGGCACCTATGGCGGCAGCTCCACCTCGTTCGCTCGCATGTTCAGCGACGACAACGTGTTCTGGACGTTGGCCGGAAGCGTCACCCAGAGCGTGATCGATTTCGGTGCGCTCCGGCACAAGCAGCGCGCCGCCGAAGCGGCATTGCAGCAGTCCGCCGCGCAGTATCGCGGTGTCGTATTGGGTGCCTTCCAGAACGTGGCCGATGTACTGCACGCCATCGACACCGATGCCAGCGCCTATGCCGCGGCCGATGACGCCGAGCGCGCGGCAGCCCATACGCTCGATCTCACACAAAAACAGCAGCAGATGGGTTACGTCGGCGCGCTTGGCTTGATCAACGCGCAGCAGGCCTATCAGCAGGCGCGTATGAGCCGTATACAGGCCCAGGCCAATCGATTGGCCGATACGGCAGCACTGTTTCAAGCACTGGGCGGCGGCTGGTGGAACAAGGGCGATACACCTTTGCCTGCAACCGGCGCGCACCTGGCAACCTTCTCTTCGGTGAGTAAATAA